TCAGGTTCGGCTACGAAATTAACTACTGCATTTTTGCCACTATCAAAGTCGTGAGCAATTACCTCCCCTACATACAATCCTGGTTCTTCATTTTCTTTGGCGTGCATAACATAAACAGACTTGTTAAATTTTGGCGGGTTGTCATTAACGTCTGTTAGGTTAACGGTTACTACAGCAGTTCCAGTCAATGAAGGCGAACCCTTATCTTTTGAAAGAACACGAAATTCCATATATGGGACCTTCTCacgatctaaaataaaatttgcacGAATATTTCCAGTTTCTGCATCAATTCTAAAATCATGAGCTGATGGTTCAATAAAGTAAACAATCTCAGCATTTTTCCCTAAATCGAGGTCAAGGGCCGACACTTGGACTATAGAGGCACCAACGAAATCATTTTCTGAAATTACGACTTCGTACTTGTACTTTTGGAAGGTTGGACGATGGTCATTTTCATCCAGAACCTTGACATTAAATTCAGCTGTACTATTTTTAGGTGGTGACCCGGCATCTTCACATACTATTATCACTTTGTAGATTTCAGTTTTTTCACGATCTAACGTTTTCGAAACTACAACTTTGTATTCGTTTTCCTCTCCAGTTATTTTTTCTAGTCTGAAAACATCATGTTGAATTGAACAGGTTACATCACCATTTTTGTCAGTATCATCATCAGAAACAGCAATATGCGCAACAGCGGCGCCGACGCTTGCGTTTTCTGATATTTTGGCCATGTCTGTGTTGGAAAGTAGGTTGACATTAATAACAGGAGCGTCGTTACCAGAATCAAGAACTGTAACAAAGATTGTAGCCTGTGACATCAGAGGAATGGTGGCGCCATCATTTGCTTCTACAATGATTTTGTATGGTTCTCCTGGAGTGTATACTAAAGGCTTTAGTGTAAATATACTACCAGTAGATCTATTGACGGCAAATATCTGTTTGATGTTGTCTGATTGATGAGGACTAAGCTTGTACGTAACCATGCCGTTCTCGTTAAGGTCAGGGTCAGTGGCCTTGACATTGAAAACCGTACTACTAACTGCTGTATCTTCTCTGACACTTATGCTATACGTCGATTGGTTAAATGACGGTGGATTATCATTAATGTCCGTTATAATGACGGTTAAATCGAGAGTGCCTGTAAATATAGGATTGCCGCCATCTTCGGCAATTATTTGCAACTGGTACCCATCGACTGTTTCTCGGTCTAATTTCTTGCTTACAACTAAACTGACAGAAGAACTGCCATCAACGTATTTCACAAAATTTAGTGTAAACGGAGTATCTTTTGGTTTTAGTGAATATTTCTGAACAGAGTTATCCCCACTGTCCATGTCGACAGCCCCAACTATTGGAGAAGACGACCCGACAACAAACGCTTCTGATAGTTCTAAAGACATACTACTTTCTGGAAACTTGGGTTCATGATCGTTTATGTCAGTTATTGTAATTTTGACTTTAATTTTCTTGAAGAAAGTTCCAATTATAGATTGAGCCACTATATCTATTGGTAAATCACATGACGTTGAGAATTCACATTCCTGTAGAGATTCCCTGTCTAGTCTCTTACTAATATAGAGAGAACTCGTCCGCTCGTTAACATTAAAATAAGATGCATACGTACCATCTAATATcgtatatttcatattattccgttcagaaacatttaaactttggtTTAAGGAAGAATCGTTCGCTACATTACCGATATAAGAACTTATATTCCTTTCCTCTGGGATGGTATAACTTAGATCCAATGATAAAACATGAGAAACGAAACAGCACACAACAGTATACGTAATAACAAATTTCTCCATTTTCAATTTAGTTCTCAGAATCTCACTTATTTCacataaatatgcattttcttGTGTTCTCCTTATCTTTATTTCCACATCAGTTGTctaaattttgtcataaaattaaTCCAAGTTTTCTGACTAAACTTTCCATGTAGGCCTGAaataataaagatatacaaatattgatGTAAACTTAGCAATATAACATAGTTGACGATCttgtataaaacatgttaatcCTCACTATATAATAAACTTTCACTTGTATTCCTTTACCTTGTCGTTTTGTTTACAGTGTTAATGTGTGGTACCAGCTAATCCCCTCCTTCTTAACAGGTAAAAATTATACCGTTTgcatacattttcattttcatattttcaccTGGAATTACTATCTGTGTTAAAAGTCCCGCCCCTAATTACCGATATTGACCAATCGTTGTTAAGATATTCAGGTGAAAATCAATAACTGACAGTTAtacatttaattgatttttgagTATTTCTTCCTATTTTGTAAAAGAATTTATATGACAGGACAGAACattgaatttaattattttaacacCCTGGGacaaattttatgtttgtgTTGAAACGCATTCACTTCTAAAAAGTGTTACCAAATTATTGATAGGATAGATTCTGatctttataaactttataatgAAGATACGATTTAATGAAGAAATCACTAATTATCTTAATTTCTTTGCTGTAGTATATATTAATCTAATAATTCCATGCatgataaaatgatttaaatatttcactCTTGTCCGCACTTACGctgttttcatataaaaaccAATAGTTCATCAAAAATACTATTTTAGCCaggaacaaacaaaaatttaaaaaaatacactggATAAACATAGTCAACTCCCATGGAAAAACTGATCATTTAAAAAACGTTGAATTGGATAAAAGTGCATAATTTTAAgtgattttaaaaatcaattatataacCAAGAATCTTGTTAACTTGAAACTTGATCTCtataattttaccatttttctttaatgttaAACGTATTTCCAtacaatttatcaatataaGTTGTAGCTACGCTCTATTATTATCCAGCGCGACCTAGGAGAGactaatttctttaaattcattgaAGAACAAAATTACGCTAGTTTTTAACGTGTTTAACAAGCCATAATTACTAAATACAGGACCTCCGTCCATCAATTATTTGTCCATTTCGTAATCACCCCCTCCCCGAAGACACTTACACTTATTATACGATTCAAGGGTTGATTTGAGATTTCTTGTCATTTGACAAAAGCATTCATGCTCATATGAACTTagcaaataaaagtaaataaaattcaaagcTTCAAATGAAAAGCAAATTCTCAATCAATCTAAAATGAAACTTACACAACttttcaatctaattaaaattggTAAAAACTTGAATTTGAGACTTCGACACATGATGTTAAGTAACTCATTCACTTGGAACAGATACATGCCCGATTGCAAATGCAATGATCTATGTCGATTGTACATCTGTTCAATTTCTACACATGtgtacaaactttaaaaaatactaTAGCATCTAACACTGATTTCAGAACACTACTGACAACAGAAATGCAACTAAATTGATTAataattgttggttgcttatcgttcaatggcaaatatttcatgcatatttgaGGACAACACtggttttaaaataagtataaatTCCTTACAATATTTTAACCATATATTTACAATCTGATgcgttataaataaatttataaaaaaaatgtaaaaacaaatatttgcctctcaaaatgaataaatgttatatagTTTTGCATGTAAAGAAATCTATTTCTTTAAAACTCTAATTTCTGCGATGTATTTTCGAACTTAAAATACTaatgttgaattttatattcataaaataaatgttatttactttttactatatatttaaGTCAGACTCGGTGAACCAGTTTCCTATAGTAACATAATGTCTAGATAAACGGAATAAGATTGTATAGTGTTGATATGCTTTATGTGCCAGTTGCGGAGATAATTGACAAGCAACAACTAAGTAATTTTCTATTTTGGGTAAATACCTATTATGATTACTTTAACATCTCCGAACATGCTTGTTGCtgcaaaaaacataaaaacgaCAACTATAGTATATGAATTCTCGACATACCTCTTTGCGCGCATGCAACTTGTTCAGTTTGTTTCTCggaatgaaataaatcaagCTTCTATAAAACCTTGATCAATGTGACTTCACCATATGCCTTAGTTGACATTCCCCAGTTTTATTATACCCTATCTGTAAGTGGtcagtatatttattttctctaaattCTGAAGCACATAATCACCCTTGCACTTCACCaggaaaatttataaacttatGGTCTTGGTGATGactttaaatagaaaatatcagGGACTTCTCTCaactaaataacaaaataatcgATATTATATATACTCTTGTTGGAAATATACAAAGTATCAGATATTCTAGACTAGACAATACAAAATCGTACATTGcttagaatttattttttctatagttCTCATGTTATATCTAGATCTTACAGTACACACTTTTAAGTTATTAATTTCATTCTATGCTGTTAATTTCAGCAATCTATTTTAATGCAGTAAATAGTTTTCTAATTTACATCAAGAAGTCATTTAAGTAATTGAATATCGTGTATTTATCGCGCTTTTCAATAACAGAAAGTCAAATATCTGAAAGACCCCCTCCTGCAACTATTGAAAGACATTATTTAAATTGCATTATAATTCTTAATATCTTGGTGTTAATGAGATATACCCAGTCAGGCTAATACTCAAATTAACTTTACCAACAAGGATGTAAATCCAACTGTTTCTGACTCACTTGCACACACATATTCAGTTCTCTGCACGCATTATCAGAACGTTTCTTTACCAGTATTATCAGAACGTTCCCTGACGGTACTATCAGAACGTTCCCTGAGAACATTTTCAGAACGTTCCCTGTAAATATTACAAGAAAGTTCCCTGACGATATTATCAGAACATTCCCTGAGTATATTTCCAGAACGTTTCCTAACGTTATTATCAGAACGTTCCCCGACGGTATTATCAGAACATTCTCTGATAATATTATCAGAACGTTTCTTTACGGTATCATCAGAACGTTTCCTTACGGTATTATCAGAACGTTTCCTTACGGTATCATCAGAACGTTTTCTTACGGTATCATCAGAACGTTCCCTGACGGTATTATCAGAACGTCCACTAACGGTATTATCAGAACGTTTCCTTACGGTATCATCAGAACGTTTCCTTACGGTATCATCAGAACGTTCACTGACGGTATTATCATAAAGTTTCCTTACGGTATCATCAGAACGTTTCCTTACGGTATCATCAGAACGTTTCCTTACGGTATCATCAGAACGTTCACTGACGGTATTATTAGAAAGTTTCCTTACGGTATCATCAGAACGTTTCCTTACGGTATCATCAAAACGTTTCCTTACGGTATCATCAGAACGTTTCCTTACGGTATTATCAGAACGTTTCCTTACGGTATCATCAGAACGTTTCCTTGCGGTATCATCAGAACGTTTCCTTACGGTATCATCAGAACGTTTCCTTACGGTATTATCAGAACGTTTCCTTACGATATCATCAGAACGCACTACCGCACACAGAACATTCCTAGTGTGGTTAAATAATTACTCTTGTATTTTCTTTAGACCAGTAACTTTACTTCTACATCTTACAAGCTCTCACATATGCTAATTTATTTACCCCTATTATAGTTTGTGATGAAACTTTCAtggtttatttatattgatggtaaatttttacattaccGTAACATTTGTTATCGTTTTCTTGTTTTCAGTAATTGGGGGATAACGAATAGTCTTAACTCTACACCAAACGATGATTACTTTCGAAGTTCTTTGGCAAGTGAAAGATAATTTTACGGTTCGATTTACATTTACGCACAATCAAGAATTGAAATTGGTAGCAAAATATTCCAGATAGGTATCTCACTATTACGGTTCTCTTTAGCAAAGTTGTCATTTCTAGGTGTAAGAACGATGAGTATTTATGAATAACATTTCAATTTGCTATGATAATATCTGCTAAGttgattcaaattatatatatatgcaagcAACCATGATAAAAGTTACATGCTCCCTGTAGGATTTTTACTAAACgtcaatttcataacatttctaTCTTGACGTAGTAACTTTCGCATGCAAATTTATACATGTCATGGTATTTAGCGATCGGAAAATCACATAGAATTCTGACTGTTATGTAATTTTTACAATGCAGCATTTCTCATTGATAGTCTGTTAACTATATATGAACAATGCAATAACTGTCATATCATTGTATCACGTGatcatattttcattattaaccAATAAATGCCAATATATTCACACTTAAAGACCAACATAATATTTTATCACCTTTTGAAACATCTAATGTGAAGTACACCTTGATACACAGGTGTGAAAATACTTCATGCTGTCAGCTACCTgttaattaaatcataaaacCTTGTTAATTACCTGCCACAATTAACAATATCAGACACATTGAAAAAGGtgttaataaattaatattgttCTAGCAGAAACTATGATagcggtacgtctaaacactgctaaggactacttagtgcactaaggactatacaatgccactaaggactagaaGGAGTGCTGTTGTGagaattatttttacatattatgttagagattgatatttaatgcataaatttcaaattttatagaaaaataatcataaataaacaagatattcaacattatttaggCACGTGCCcgtttttctttgatatgccgaaaatcaatgaaccgtTTGACACGTGCCAATTGACATAACAATTGATTAACAATcataatctttttattttaggtaataaacaattgtatctaaaatatttatgcttaatatttataattaaatgtgttgttcttatgaaaaatgattaaaagaacaaataattttgtttttgttttacttctttTCCGACAAAGTTATTTGCCACAGGTACACAACTTCGATGTGCGCCAACTAAATGACTTATAAGTAAGAGTGTGGTCAGCTTGTTATGTGAGAGATAtgaagacaaaataaatatatatatattgataagtgttttgtttatattttaatttcgaCATAGATGcgtgtatatatacaaatggtTTCACTAAAAAATACGATGGAATTGAGAGAGAGAAAATTATGTGGCGTTCTTGGGGTTTTTCCAAACCACTAGTTGTTAACCAGCTTGATATTAGTTTACAAAGGCTTCATACGGTACTTATTTGTGTGTATATTTCGACATTTTATTATTCTTCTAAAAGTAAAAGAAGTTGAAAAAATCATTTCCCAATTTTTAGTCAGATtaagtttcattttcaaatatataaaagagaaaaatgttttaaaaatgttccaCAGTTTTTAGTACAGTATTCAGgaatttttttcagtatttgttAATTTAGAGCTAAAGATATAATTCTGACAGAGAAAGAGAATGCTTCGTATGAATGCCTTGAAATATGCCTTTACCACATGatgtgtaaataaatatttttttgtaatacaatATGATTAGAATATTCAAACCTAAATATATCACGCGAGAAAAAGAAAAAGCCGACAGAAATATTTTCAACtataatttctttaaatctacTTTTCTTGAAGAAGAATAAgtatcacaggcacttgtctcagttAAAAATTTCCTAAACGGGTATATCAGAAGGAAATCCGATTAAAAAATTGTCTGCTTAACATAACGTAcgaaataatttatgaaataatgacTTATGTGGTATGTGCTTTACTGAAGGCCCGAAATATATTACTCAAACGGGTCATATATGAACTTAGTGTGGTTACATGTAGTAAAAATGCATTATCTTATTGGTTTCGTTTTGTCCAGTTATTCATCTCTTAATGTCttcatatatgaaaataaattttgaacagTGCACCAAAAGAAACAAACTAAAGTGTTCCAGCTCCAAACCAGTCTATTGCTCAAACGCATGTCAGTCGTCGCCTGTCACCACATTAAAGCACGCTTGCAAGAAATTATAAACAGTATAGAGATACGGgtacaaaacaaattataaataacaagaTGAGTTTAATGAAAAAGCAACAAGCATCTGCCGGTTATTCAAACTTCAAcacatactttaaaaaaaaattatatataaatgtgaattaaatatctataaaaagatgtatttCAGTCACTTATTAATATGAACATCAAATACAAATCCGACATTATATATATCTCTCTAgtgacaaatttattatttacaagaaatatacACTTGAGAAAATACTTCTTCATTCTgaattttttgttaataaaatttcaacaacAATTCATTTATTAGTATCCAACTTTACCAAAAGGATTCCCGTGTAATCAGTTATGTAATTTGACACGTGTCAAACGGTTCATTGATTtccggcatatcaaagaaaaacaggCACGTGcctaaataatgttgaatatctcctttatttattattatttttctataaaatttgaaatttatgcattagATATCAATTTCTACCgtaatatgaaaagaaattacatATAACAGCTCTCCAtctagtccttagtggcatGTTATccgtccttagtgcactaaggactccttagcagtgtttagaccCCTAtgatagttttcattgtaatTTAGTCGGATTTTGGAGACGATTTTACAAACTTTTCATCATAAGCTTAATTTCTATTTCAGAAGAATTCAATTGATATATTTACGTTTCAACACGTCCTTAATTGAATGACAAAATAAAGGGATTAACAGAAATAttgtaaaactaaatttttaagCGTATGCACAAATTTAAAACGGTATCTAGGATATGCGTTAAATTATCTCTTTGAAAACCATCTGATCTTTTTATGATGTGTATACAGATAGCAAACACAGGGTCTAATTTACAAAGGAAGATATGAGAACCATTCGTTTGCCGCTCTTTACTCTGGGATAACATTGCTAAATATAAAGAATTgagtatttaattttattgctCCAAATTTCTGTATGTTGTtgcattttcttcaaatatggTTAGTAATTTATCAAGATAGATAAATAAACAAAGAGCTTGTCGAACCAACCTAATCTGACGAAAAAGAAAACAGAGTATTTACATTATCCTAGAAACCAAACAATATATAAGAACGCGACCAAAGCATAAATGGAGATTTACACCAGATATAACAATAAactgattttaaactttttgttttatgttatagataatgcatattttaaggtttttcttgtcgtagaacacaccgaggggtgtcaggattgatcaaatgaaagaccgaccggagggaggtctttctttgaacaatcctggcatcccgaggtgtgttctacgacaagaaaaaccttaaaatatgcattatctgacttatataccgtcaaaaaaaatattaattttataaagatttgtaaaattttgtattctattttaccgacaacactaaagtgggatattcctttctaatgtgttcaggttttaatacgccctgcggctcacttagaatgtgaaataaaactcactaaataatttagatataaaccttttaaaaattattatccatacacaataaaaatataactgtaaCTGCATGcagtaagacacaaatgtattgttaccatccgataacggtgtatgacaattacaagacacattgtaagtaatttattgtacctcttagcttatggaaaagggggaggggtatgtttttttctatttgctatgttatttctatcgcggaaaagtggtgatttctttttttaacaattttacttaaatcgaatgaaaaatttagaaagattgtcttttgaatagcaatatatttattaaaagataatcaggatatgATTATATACCCTCCGCACCCGACCCTTTTTTTTAGTTACATTAATGTTATTTAATAGACTGATATATTatcttattagttgatcatttgataaagtaaaaggtatacataaattttaaaaagttaagaactgacacgaagacgaatataaatacatgtaggtcacggtatgatttcctattcagtgtgtatcgttcagaacatgcatgaaatatttgccactggacgttaagaaagcaaccaaaaatcaatcaacctattcagtttgatccaataagattttcaaaatcttacacagGAATATATcaaatctggatttattttctgaaagtctacattaaaattcatctgacatatatatgataatatttctttattgtaacgataaattaagaaaacttcacgttatttgtttctaaaagtAAAATGTGGGACTACAATGACAGTTTCTTTTACACCTATCAtcgattgaactttaaaaaataaatttccaaatcggcaacaaaaaactattagaagaataaagttttgaagtaggttatagattgcatgtttatcaaaggaaataatgacctcacacaggtcattattttatgccttggagcatatatcattgaaacatggtatcgtccggggcgattctgaaaaagaatgacctgtcgttctgaaagaaaataactccatataggtatattcTTGTAGCCCTTGTTATTTCAAGTCAAGCTAAAAACATCCGACAAAGAACAAAACAAAGTATTGTTGGAGCCATTTTGAACGTAGTTAACAAGTTGTTTTAACGTATCAGGAAAAGGCAGGAATTAAAAACGAAATCCAAGTCTACAAATTGTTCATGTTTTCGTCAGTGCACGACCGTCAAATAACCTTTTGAAACAAAACACATTGTTGACATGTTAAGATGGAACTCCTTACTCTCGTTCATAAACtattaacaaataaaaggaAAGGTGCATTCATTTGCATTCTTCATGTTCTCaatattgtttgtatttataacaatgtCTCACCACTAAACCAGAACTAAAGGTCACAATACATGCAATATAAGAAACTCCAATCTTTTATAAGAGTTTGCTATTCATGCCAGATTCCATTATACACTTTTATTATGTATCATTAAGAGACTCTACTCAATGAAAACATAATCTATTCAAAGTCTTTTTAccattaaaatcaataatatattttttgtgatttattaaaATGGTTCTCGTTTCATTAATTCAATATAGAAATTCAAGGGTGAGTCGAGTACATCTTGGGTAAATAATTCACCCATTTCTAGATAAAGGTTAAATGGAATAATAAAGATATGATTAATACCATTTCTAAAGTTTGggaatatttctttataaaacatGGAACACACTGAAATATCCACATAATATTTTCAGATtggtatgttatttttttttcatttttgaactgAATCTTtgcgttttaatatttttgatatcaatgataaattGAACTAATAAAAAATACGTGGAGCTGCGTAAAGTAGATGGGTTCCAAGACACACTCTCCAACAATAGACAACAACCCTAAAATAACAATTACACTACAAAtatgtttacttttctgcattggctagaggtataggggggggggggggggggggggtgagatctcacaaacatgtttaaccccgccgcatttttgcgacTGTCccgagtcaggagcctctggcctttgtttgtcttgtattattttaacttttagtttcttgtgtacaagtttggagtttagtatagggttcattatcactgaactagtatatatttgtttaggggccagctgaaggacgcctccgggtgcggtaatttctcgttgcattggtgaccttctgctgttgtctactttatgatcgggttgttgtctcttttgcaCATTCACCATAGAACCAGAAAGACGCATTTAAATGGTAACATATATGGTCTTGACGACAACAACCCTAAGAAACAATAAAACCAAGAAGACACTTTCAAAGGACAGCACAcatctattaaaaaaacagaagaCCCCACTCCAAAGAACAAGGAGACCTTTTATAAAGGATGACATCATCTCATCTTAATTCACCAGATACATAGTGATGATACGTGTGCTTAGGAACGTATATAATGACAGATATAATTGTTCCCAGATGTATTATTTaccatgatttttgtcaaatgttttTGAACGGAATACGCTTTCTTTTAATATACTGATGACTTGTTTATTTGTTAGTTAAACAATACTCTAAGAAATGGAATATATTTTCAGGATAGGAGATTGTTAAAACATATAATCAAGTTGTTAAGATAAGACAGATGATGCAGCGGACAAACTGAAAGATACGTAATCAGGCCAGTAACTGAAAAGTGGACCGTATTACTTAGGTCAAAACttgaatcatgaaaaaaatgtaacaagCACCTGTTTTTCAAAGTGAGACACGCACATAAAGTACGTTAATCTTCTATACCATGCATGCACTTCTTATAGCTTTAACGTCCCAAAAAAGACCGATCACgatttcatttctttatatttaaaatccgGTCACCGCCATCAGCGGTCAGACAGAATAAGTTTTGAAGAAGTAAAATACAAGAGAACCAAAATTAACCACAGATTTAATGGACCAATAATCAAAGTGATCTCATAAATAAAGTCCACATTTGTAGTTATAAATATGATTCAACATCGGATTGGACATGGTTGATTTACGGAACAACAAGTTATGTATGTGGTCATTACAACTAATCTATCCCATTATCTATTATGTCACCAACAAAACCCTCTACTCAACATACAATTAACTGGCCatgtcttttaaaaacaaaacatgattttatgAAAGCGTGGCGACTAATGTTGTTCAGAACCGATGGacacacatttgtttttctaatgctttcaagtttgtaaaatttcttttgaataaatgatccatgtaaacccTTTTCTCATAACCTCATAATAAATGAACGTATTAAACAATTGTATATGAAagcatgtatacatatatttggGATAACCAGACGATATGTCTCATGTATAAGGATTAACTTCTTGAACAATACAAACTATTTTAAgtaagaataaaacaatatttctaaacccaatttataaaatgaagacTATATATATGAGAATTTTCTGAGTGAAAGGTACATTTTAGATTGAATCACGGTTGGTAAGGGATCTCTCTCTCTGTTCGAACCAATTGTCCTACATGATTATAACGAagtcacatttttttcaaaaatcttcttttctagtTAGATATAAAATATCTTGTGGTGCCGTACGATTGTATTTATATCACTATGAATCCACGTATAATAAAGGTAActaaaaatgaaacttttgagTTGCATGCCTATCGCCTATCTTCACAAATGATTGTTCTCAATGCCGGTTTTACACAAAATCTCTCTATTTTTCTAGTTATTGCACACGGACTCCAAG
This Mytilus trossulus isolate FHL-02 chromosome 14, PNRI_Mtr1.1.1.hap1, whole genome shotgun sequence DNA region includes the following protein-coding sequences:
- the LOC134695687 gene encoding protocadherin-9-like isoform X2, with the protein product MEKFVITYTVVCCFVSHVLSLDLSYTIPEERNISSYIGNVANDSSLNQSLNVSERNNMKYTILDGTYASYFNVNERTSSLYISKRLDRESLQECEFSTSCDLPIDIVAQSIIGTFFKKIKVKITITDINDHEPKFPESSMSLELSEAFVVGSSSPIVGAVDMDSGDNSVQKYSLKPKDTPFTLNFVKYVDGSSSVSLVVSKKLDRETVDGYQLQIIAEDGGNPIFTGTLDLTVIITDINDNPPSFNQSTYSISVREDTAVSSTVFNVKATDPDLNENGMVTYKLSPHQSDNIKQIFAVNRSTGSIFTLKPLVYTPGEPYKIIVEANDGATIPLMSQATIFVTVLDSGNDAPVINVNLLSNTDMAKISENASVGAAVAHIAVSDDDTDKNGDVTCSIQHDVFRLEKITGEENEYKVVVSKTLDREKTEIYKVIIVCEDAGSPPKNSTAEFNVKVLDENDHRPTFQKYKYEVVISENDFVGASIVQVSALDLDLGKNAEIVYFIEPSAHDFRIDAETGNIRANFILDREKVPYMEFRVLSKDKGSPSLTGTAVVTVNLTDVNDNPPKFNKSVYVMHAKENEEPGLYVGEVIAHDFDSGKNAVVNFVAEPEIEAVKVLTDGSIFTSLTLDRESRPHGYSFNVIAYDGGNPSLNSTAHVTVFVVDENDNDPVIKFPTAENGTVQMVYEKSTNSVITYVEATDNDTDNNAVLTFSILQHEVQNTFKINSKTGEITLARALTANDMKSFIFTVQVEDGGTPKRRDKQNLTIIISSNKPLVLPRKEAEKDNALIVVVIVCVTVILSGAIIMGIFLIRRMDKKKKNKKRNTATPKNDKLYDSIHKNGTIHRDDVDNEKKVSFSTHATSNGIKDKSHMQLSNGHRQEEVTQV
- the LOC134695687 gene encoding protocadherin-9-like isoform X1: MEKFVITYTVVCCFVSHVLSLDLSYTIPEERNISSYIGNVANDSSLNQSLNVSERNNMKYTILDGTYASYFNVNERTSSLYISKRLDRESLQECEFSTSCDLPIDIVAQSIIGTFFKKIKVKITITDINDHEPKFPESSMSLELSEAFVVGSSSPIVGAVDMDSGDNSVQKYSLKPKDTPFTLNFVKYVDGSSSVSLVVSKKLDRETVDGYQLQIIAEDGGNPIFTGTLDLTVIITDINDNPPSFNQSTYSISVREDTAVSSTVFNVKATDPDLNENGMVTYKLSPHQSDNIKQIFAVNRSTGSIFTLKPLVYTPGEPYKIIVEANDGATIPLMSQATIFVTVLDSGNDAPVINVNLLSNTDMAKISENASVGAAVAHIAVSDDDTDKNGDVTCSIQHDVFRLEKITGEENEYKVVVSKTLDREKTEIYKVIIVCEDAGSPPKNSTAEFNVKVLDENDHRPTFQKYKYEVVISENDFVGASIVQVSALDLDLGKNAEIVYFIEPSAHDFRIDAETGNIRANFILDREKVPYMEFRVLSKDKGSPSLTGTAVVTVNLTDVNDNPPKFNKSVYVMHAKENEEPGLYVGEVIAHDFDSGKNAVVNFVAEPEIEAVKVLTDGSIFTSLTLDRESRPHGYSFNVIAYDGGNPSLNSTAHVTVFVVDENDNDPVIKFPTAENGTVQMVYEKSTNSVITYVEATDNDTDNNAVLTFSILQHEVQNTFKINSKTGEITLARALTANDMKSFIFTVQVEDGGTPKRRDKQNLTIIISSNKPLVLPRKEAEKDNALIVVVIVCVTVILSGAIIMGIFLIRRMDKKKKNKKRNTATPKNDKLYDSIHKNGTIHRDDVDNEKKVSFSTHATSNGIKDKSHMQLSNGHRQEEVTQTVDRMMAPSPSSSKYGRSAYSGKSKSQSSQSLQNMQMNRLQLHQSNLQTLSIPQNMGRKHEDNHSETSGETNDSGRGGSESDIHSSAFNHSAELDYMKNRYSPVNSPGRPLLTKENMNKLMHPKERYRSQNQQCLVQNNCHRQYTHGGSSGPPYKNNVHWNPISNVLNGSMATIDDYDDDTTTSGSYVVDDQELDLDFNPPQDCVV